One window of uncultured Erythrobacter sp. genomic DNA carries:
- the lysA gene encoding diaminopimelate decarboxylase, with translation MDHFALKDGVMHAEDVPLPLIADEVGTPVYVYSRATLERHARVFRAALDGVPDKLIAFAVKANPNLAVLRTLQQQGYGADVVSVGEMRRALAAGIAPAKIVFSGVGKTRAELDAALDAGIGQFNIESEEEGLELAELAAAKGMEAACALRINPDVDAGTHDKISTGKADNKFGVPISEAGQIFGKLAGQPGVNLRGVAVHIGSQLADLAPLERAFEKLGELVKSLRGAGHTITHVDLGGGLGVPYRKGEELPSPAEYGAMVARVTADWGVSLIFEPGRVIAGNAGVLLTRVVRVKRGINDPFVIVDAAMNDLARPALYGAYHDFSAVEPDGTDMTANIVGPICETGDTFAMGRECDRLRAGDLAVFRTAGAYGATMASSYNSRGFVAEVLVDGDKFAVVADRIDAGEIMDAERVPEWLA, from the coding sequence ATGGACCATTTTGCTTTGAAAGACGGCGTGATGCACGCCGAGGACGTGCCGCTGCCGCTGATCGCGGATGAGGTGGGCACGCCGGTCTATGTCTATTCGCGCGCTACGCTGGAGCGGCATGCACGGGTGTTTCGCGCAGCGCTCGACGGCGTTCCCGACAAGCTGATCGCCTTTGCGGTCAAGGCCAATCCGAACCTCGCCGTGTTGCGGACCTTGCAGCAGCAGGGTTACGGCGCGGATGTCGTTTCGGTGGGCGAGATGCGTCGCGCGCTGGCAGCCGGGATTGCGCCTGCAAAGATCGTCTTCTCCGGCGTGGGCAAGACGCGCGCTGAGCTTGACGCCGCGCTCGATGCAGGGATCGGCCAGTTTAATATCGAGAGCGAGGAAGAAGGCCTCGAACTTGCCGAACTGGCCGCCGCTAAGGGAATGGAAGCGGCCTGCGCGCTGCGGATCAACCCCGATGTCGATGCGGGCACACATGACAAGATTTCGACCGGCAAGGCGGACAACAAATTCGGCGTTCCGATCAGCGAGGCTGGGCAGATATTCGGCAAGCTTGCTGGACAGCCCGGCGTCAATCTGCGCGGCGTGGCGGTGCATATTGGTAGCCAGCTTGCTGATCTCGCCCCGCTGGAACGAGCGTTCGAGAAGCTGGGCGAGCTGGTCAAGAGCCTGCGCGGAGCTGGGCACACGATCACTCATGTCGATCTGGGCGGCGGGCTTGGTGTGCCTTATCGCAAGGGTGAGGAGCTACCCTCTCCGGCGGAATATGGCGCGATGGTTGCGCGGGTGACAGCCGACTGGGGCGTGAGCCTGATTTTCGAACCCGGCCGCGTGATTGCGGGGAATGCGGGCGTTTTGCTGACCCGCGTGGTGCGGGTGAAGCGCGGGATCAACGATCCTTTCGTGATCGTCGATGCGGCGATGAACGACCTTGCGCGGCCAGCGCTTTACGGTGCCTATCACGACTTCTCTGCGGTCGAACCCGACGGCACGGACATGACCGCCAATATCGTCGGACCAATCTGCGAGACCGGCGACACCTTTGCGATGGGGCGCGAGTGCGACCGGCTGCGCGCAGGCGATCTGGCCGTGTTCCGCACCGCTGGAGCTTACGGCGCAACCATGGCTTCGTCCTACAACTCGCGCGGCTTTGTCGCCGAAGTGCTGGTCGACGGGGACAAGTTCGCTGTCGTCGCCGACCGGATCGACGCTGGCGAGATCATGGACGCCGAGCGGGTGCCGGAATGGTTGGCCTAG
- a CDS encoding TlpA disulfide reductase family protein: MLRVCAFVSLAALTLAACDSGQGSGAQETTARDGASEAPQPPQLPGQIVRAFAGTELPALTFEDPEGNVLDLAALDQPVLVNLWATWCVPCRVEMPALETLAGEMEGDLRVLTVSQDIRGAEVVIPFFEREGFERLEMWLDPTNALGQELSEGGLLPMTILFDAEGREIFRVAGEYAWDSEDAIAQVREAIAADAQ; the protein is encoded by the coding sequence ATGCTTCGTGTCTGTGCTTTCGTCAGCCTTGCGGCGCTTACATTGGCGGCTTGCGATAGTGGGCAGGGGAGCGGCGCGCAAGAAACCACTGCTAGGGACGGGGCAAGCGAGGCTCCTCAACCGCCGCAGCTGCCCGGCCAAATCGTGCGCGCCTTTGCGGGGACCGAGCTGCCTGCGCTGACATTCGAAGACCCTGAGGGCAATGTGCTCGACTTGGCCGCGCTCGATCAGCCGGTGCTGGTCAATCTGTGGGCGACATGGTGCGTGCCGTGCCGCGTGGAGATGCCCGCGCTGGAAACATTGGCGGGCGAGATGGAGGGCGATCTGCGCGTGCTGACCGTCAGTCAGGACATTCGCGGGGCTGAAGTGGTGATTCCCTTCTTCGAACGCGAGGGGTTCGAGCGGCTCGAGATGTGGCTCGATCCCACCAATGCGCTGGGACAGGAGTTATCGGAAGGCGGTCTGCTGCCCATGACGATCCTGTTCGATGCCGAGGGCCGCGAGATTTTCCGCGTGGCGGGCGAATATGCCTGGGACAGCGAGGACGCGATTGCGCAAGTGCGCGAGGCGATTGCGGCGGACGCTCAATGA
- the argH gene encoding argininosuccinate lyase: MWGGRFAEGPSAIMREINASIPFDKALWREDIRASKAHVAMLGAQGIVTADDAATISGGLDQIAAEYERDGVPVDWDLEDIHMTVEARLTELVGPVAGRLHTARSRNDQVATDFRLWVRAANARALVGLGALRNALVERAGEHAETIMPGFTHLQTAQPVTLGHHLMAYYEMLTRDAARFAAAQERLDECPLGSAALAGTGFPIDREATAQALDFAAPTRNSLDAVSDRDFALDYLMAASQCAIHLSRLAEELILWASQPFGFASLPDSLSTGSSIMPQKRNPDAAELVRGHSGRIIGACTSLMITMKGLPLAYSKDMQDDKPPLFEAAGLFDLCLAAMTGMIAETTFKPERMRAAAQAGHATATDLADWLVREADIPFREAHHITGEAVKLADSKACSLEELALADLQAIDARIDDQVFKALSIDASVASRASYGGTAPDQVKLRVAEARRALGQETNTEL, from the coding sequence ATGTGGGGCGGGCGTTTCGCCGAAGGGCCTAGCGCGATCATGCGCGAAATCAATGCCTCGATCCCATTCGACAAGGCGCTGTGGCGCGAAGATATCCGCGCGTCCAAGGCGCATGTGGCGATGCTGGGCGCGCAGGGAATCGTAACGGCAGACGACGCAGCGACGATCAGCGGCGGGCTCGACCAGATTGCCGCCGAATATGAGCGCGACGGCGTGCCGGTCGACTGGGATCTGGAAGACATCCACATGACGGTCGAGGCGCGGCTGACTGAGCTGGTCGGACCGGTTGCAGGGCGCCTGCACACCGCACGCAGCCGCAACGATCAGGTCGCGACCGATTTCCGTCTGTGGGTGCGCGCCGCCAATGCTCGTGCGCTTGTAGGGCTAGGTGCATTGCGCAACGCTCTGGTCGAGCGGGCGGGCGAGCATGCCGAGACGATCATGCCCGGCTTCACCCATCTCCAGACCGCTCAGCCGGTGACTTTGGGCCACCATTTGATGGCCTATTACGAGATGCTCACCCGCGATGCCGCGCGGTTTGCAGCGGCGCAGGAGCGGCTCGATGAGTGCCCGCTCGGTTCCGCCGCTTTGGCAGGCACAGGCTTTCCGATTGACCGCGAGGCGACCGCTCAGGCTCTCGACTTCGCTGCCCCGACCCGCAATTCGCTCGACGCCGTGTCCGACCGCGACTTCGCGCTCGATTACCTGATGGCGGCGAGCCAATGCGCGATCCACCTCTCGCGCCTCGCCGAGGAGCTGATCCTGTGGGCGAGCCAGCCTTTCGGTTTCGCTTCGCTGCCCGATAGCCTTTCAACCGGCTCCTCGATCATGCCGCAAAAGCGCAATCCCGACGCCGCCGAACTGGTGCGCGGCCATTCGGGGCGGATAATCGGCGCGTGCACTTCGCTGATGATCACAATGAAAGGTCTGCCCCTCGCCTATTCGAAGGACATGCAGGACGACAAGCCGCCGCTCTTCGAGGCCGCGGGCCTGTTCGACCTGTGCCTTGCCGCGATGACCGGCATGATCGCCGAAACGACCTTCAAGCCCGAGCGGATGCGCGCAGCCGCGCAGGCGGGCCACGCCACCGCCACCGATCTCGCCGACTGGCTGGTGCGCGAGGCCGACATTCCCTTCCGCGAGGCGCACCACATTACCGGCGAAGCGGTGAAACTGGCCGACAGCAAGGCGTGCTCGCTGGAGGAACTCGCGCTCGCCGACCTACAGGCGATCGACGCGCGGATTGATGATCAGGTGTTCAAGGCGCTTTCGATCGACGCCTCGGTCGCAAGCCGAGCCTCCTATGGCGGGACCGCGCCCGATCAGGTAAAGCTGCGCGTTGCCGAAGCGCGTAGAGCGCTCGGACAGGAAACGAACACGGAGCTATGA
- a CDS encoding MarR family transcriptional regulator codes for MAQLEYQTQDFAYSGGEVAVTDGAGLPARVAIFADRGSTRDQIEEDLAGAGFRTVDGGAVANLLDGPITLLGDVVMVDCPVLDARTSAALSRLDMRVSQAGAHLIVSTSIDALDDVFAALDQCDPQILVQPSRAERVIAVGRVLADLSSSRVREMTEEDRLGLLHLSRQVEAIAHKLDSLSHHREFSQEKGDNQVSDFAQEFRGAEVNPLLNFKAPKSDARPPLPDPRHVRQIISGRQARAKFFDEELFADPAWDMLLDLTAAHAEHQRVSVTSLCIAAAVPATTALRWIKQLVDSGVFVRVADSTDRRRAFIGLSEQSTEAMARYFHEVEVPLAKAA; via the coding sequence ATGGCGCAGCTCGAATATCAGACGCAGGATTTTGCCTATAGTGGCGGTGAGGTTGCCGTGACCGACGGTGCCGGACTGCCTGCAAGGGTCGCGATCTTCGCTGACCGGGGCAGCACGCGTGACCAGATTGAAGAGGATCTCGCAGGCGCGGGTTTCCGCACTGTCGATGGCGGGGCGGTGGCCAATCTGCTCGACGGACCGATCACGTTGCTCGGCGATGTGGTGATGGTCGATTGTCCGGTGCTGGATGCCAGGACTTCGGCGGCCTTGTCGCGGCTCGACATGCGTGTGTCGCAAGCAGGCGCGCATCTGATCGTCTCGACTTCGATTGACGCGCTGGACGATGTGTTCGCCGCGCTGGATCAATGCGATCCGCAAATCCTGGTCCAGCCCAGCCGTGCAGAACGGGTGATCGCGGTGGGCCGCGTGCTGGCCGACCTAAGTAGCTCGCGTGTGCGCGAAATGACCGAGGAGGACCGGCTGGGCCTGCTGCATCTTTCGCGTCAGGTTGAGGCGATTGCGCACAAGCTGGACAGCCTTTCTCATCACCGGGAATTCTCGCAAGAGAAGGGCGACAATCAGGTTAGCGACTTTGCGCAGGAATTCCGCGGTGCCGAGGTCAATCCGCTATTGAACTTTAAAGCTCCTAAATCCGACGCACGACCTCCGCTGCCCGATCCGCGTCATGTGCGCCAGATCATTTCCGGCCGTCAGGCGCGCGCGAAGTTCTTTGACGAAGAGCTGTTCGCCGACCCCGCATGGGACATGCTGCTCGACCTCACTGCCGCGCATGCAGAGCATCAGCGCGTTTCGGTGACCTCGCTGTGCATCGCTGCAGCGGTGCCTGCGACCACGGCGCTTCGCTGGATCAAGCAGCTGGTTGATAGCGGCGTGTTTGTCCGCGTGGCCGATTCCACTGACCGCAGACGGGCCTTTATCGGTTTGAGCGAGCAATCAACCGAAGCGATGGCGCGCTACTTCCACGAGGTCGAAGTGCCATTGGCGAAAGCGGCCTGA
- a CDS encoding NAD(P)-dependent oxidoreductase, with the protein MSELSSLPLFHRIEGQQVLVLGEGAAAEPKRRLVERAGGIVVDDQQRAIDECVRLAFVAFEDERACEAAAINLRSAGMLVNVVDRPDLCDFTTPSILDRNPVLIAVGTGGASAGLAKHVRLRLERSLPQSLGALAKALFGAREKLRAAFPDPSDRRQALDEALAEGGALDPLDPASHERVEDWASGAAEIGAPATYEFTLASGDPEDLTLKQARLLGQADTVCADPQVPPAILARARADAVRLTCDRASNPDGACGAARGCAQPPQCPKSQARSGKGGLTVILRRGNAEEL; encoded by the coding sequence ATGAGCGAACTGTCCAGCCTCCCTTTGTTTCACCGGATCGAAGGACAGCAGGTCTTGGTCCTTGGCGAAGGGGCTGCGGCAGAGCCCAAGCGGCGCTTGGTCGAGCGCGCGGGCGGGATCGTGGTGGACGACCAGCAGCGCGCGATTGACGAATGCGTGCGGTTGGCATTTGTCGCTTTCGAGGACGAACGGGCCTGCGAAGCGGCGGCGATCAACCTTCGCAGTGCGGGGATGCTCGTCAACGTCGTCGACCGGCCCGACCTTTGCGATTTCACCACCCCCAGCATTCTGGACCGCAACCCTGTCCTGATTGCGGTCGGGACCGGCGGAGCGTCTGCCGGGTTGGCGAAGCATGTGCGGCTGCGGTTGGAGAGGTCCTTGCCGCAATCCTTGGGCGCATTGGCCAAGGCGCTGTTTGGCGCGCGCGAGAAGCTGCGAGCGGCCTTCCCCGACCCTTCAGACAGGCGTCAGGCCTTGGACGAGGCGCTTGCTGAAGGCGGCGCGCTTGATCCGCTTGATCCCGCTTCGCATGAGCGGGTGGAGGATTGGGCGAGTGGCGCTGCCGAAATTGGGGCGCCTGCGACCTACGAATTCACCTTGGCGAGCGGCGATCCTGAAGACCTGACCCTGAAACAAGCGCGGCTGCTCGGTCAGGCTGATACCGTCTGCGCCGATCCACAAGTGCCGCCTGCAATCCTTGCAAGAGCGCGCGCCGACGCGGTGCGCCTCACTTGCGATCGGGCTTCCAATCCCGATGGAGCATGCGGGGCTGCGAGAGGGTGTGCGCAGCCGCCGCAATGCCCCAAAAGTCAGGCCCGGTCGGGGAAGGGAGGCCTGACTGTCATTCTGCGCCGGGGGAACGCAGAAGAGCTCTAA